Proteins encoded in a region of the Uloborus diversus isolate 005 chromosome 1, Udiv.v.3.1, whole genome shotgun sequence genome:
- the LOC129218881 gene encoding uncharacterized protein LOC129218881 → MDLTTLKAQRKGLRASFTLSMKKIEAELSKEITGSDELLILRNQISDKIKRLDDCQSIISELLLKDKNAEEAYYEDCEEAENYRDKFIEICSLLDVKLENVQRNGNISKRNFKLPTIKLKKFNGEAREFLNFWSQFKKIHEDKGIDNEDKMQYLIQSMEPGSKAERLVLSFPATGENYSRAIQQLKERFGRDDLLVQVYVRDLLRLVMKNAAAGREKADLPSLYDELEGKLRALETLGRTKEKYGDFLTPLVESCLPEEVLVTWERSRNHNLTEDKNCRSLEQLMNFLRQEVNGEEMVRLARAGFGANSNLCKREPTTEKESDLPTAAALVSTEKEGADVLG, encoded by the exons ATGGATTTAACTACATTGAAAGCTCAGAGAAAAGGACTGAGGGCGTCTTTTACCCTcagtatgaaaaaaattgaagctgAACTTTCGAAGGAAATTACTGGTTcggatgaacttttaattttaagaaatcagatttctGACAAAATCAAGCGGCTAGATGATTGTCAGAGCATAATATCTGAGCTGTtgttgaaagataaaaatgcCGAGGAAGCATATTATGAAGATTGTGAAGAAGCAGAAAATTATCGGgacaaatttattgaaatttgctcTCTGCTTGatgtaaaacttgaaaatgttcagcgTAATGGGAACATTAGTAAGCGCAACTTTAAGCTGCCGACGataaaacttaaaaagtttaacGGCGAAGcaagagaatttttaaatttttggagccAGTTTAAGAAAATCCATGAGGACAAGGGCATTGATAATGaagataaaatgcagtatttaatTCAATCGATGGAACCTGGTTCGAAGGCAGAAAGATTAGTGCTGAGTTTTCCTGCTACCGGAGAAAATTATAGTAGAGCAATACAGCAGTTAAAGGAAAGATTTGGCCGTGATGATCTGCTGGTGCAAGTGTATGTTCGAGATTTATTGAGACTAGTTATGAAAAATGCTGCCGCAGGACGGGAGAAAGCTGATCTTCCATCCCTCTATGACGAATTGGAAGGAAAACTTCGCGCGTTGGAAACCCTTGGACGGACAAAAGAAAAGTATGGAGATTTCTTGACGCCTTTGGTTGAGAGCTGTCTGCCGGAAGAAGTTTTAGTAACGTGGGAAAGAAGCCGAAATCATAATTTAACCGAAGATAAGAACTGTCGCAGTTTAGAGCAGTTAATGAACTTTCTTCGCCAAGAAGTCAATGGAGAAGAAATGGTTCGTCTTGCAAGAGCTGGTTTCGGCGCAAATTCAAATTTGTGCAAACGAGAGCCCACAACTGAGAAGGAAAGCGACCTGCCGACAGCTGCAGCGTTAGTAAGTACTGAGAAAGAAG GGGCAGATGTTTTAGGATAA